The Deferrivibrio essentukiensis genome segment ATCTGTCAGGAGATACCCGTTATTACCAATTTTGGAATAATTTTTATTTTTACCGCCAATTTCAATTAAATATTGATTGTTTACAAGAAGATCCCCTTTTTTAGGATAGCTTAAATTATAAAGATTTTTTAGTTGCGAAACTACAAAAGTTTCTCTAATTGTTCCAATTTTTCGTTCTTCACAATAACAATAGTTTAAGTTTGTATTATTCAAATATATTTTTTCAGGCTTTGTAAAAATGGCATCACCTTTTACATTTGGTTTTAACGATGTTAGGATATTGCCAGAGTTTAAATATTCAATATAACGATATAAAGTATGTCTGTTAATCTCAATTTTCTGGGCAAGTTTAGAGAGATTAAGCTCATAAGGCTCTGGGAAGCATATTAATTTAATAAGTTTTTTTAGCTTAATTATATTCTTTGGTTCAATTTTATATATCAGTGGCAAATCAGACTCTACAACAACGTTTATCGTTTCTTCTAATTTCTTGTAATAAGTGTTTGGGTTTTCAAAATAAAAAGGATAAAATCCATACTGTAAATATTCCTTAAAATGCTCCAGTGGTTTTATTGACTTTAAGATATTGTAAGCTATTTCTACATGATTTTTTAAAATCTCTTCCAGTGGAATACTTTTGAATTGTTTTCCTACTTTTAATTCTAAAAACTCTCTAAATGAAAGACCGTTTACTTTATATAATACTGCACGTCTACTCAAGTCATCCTTTGCATGCTCTAATCTTAAAGCACTCGACCCTGAAATTAAAACTTTTATGTCAAGAAAGTCATATATCTCTTTTAATTGTCTTGCAAAATCAGGATATTTGTGAATTTCATCTATAGCTAATACCTTACCGCCTTTTGCTGAAAACTCTTTTGCTAATTCAAATAGCGACAAATTACTCATTTTTATAGAATCAGCGGAAATATAGAGCTTTTTATTTAAAGGTAGATTTATCTCTTTTAAATATTGAAGTAGAAAAGTAGTTTTGCCTACTCCCCTCGCACCTAAAATCACTATTAATTTGTCGTTGAAATCAACTTTATT includes the following:
- a CDS encoding ATP-binding protein, which translates into the protein MLDFFYERFVLLLSSLNIQYKRYFFNKVDFNDKLIVILGARGVGKTTFLLQYLKEINLPLNKKLYISADSIKMSNLSLFELAKEFSAKGGKVLAIDEIHKYPDFARQLKEIYDFLDIKVLISGSSALRLEHAKDDLSRRAVLYKVNGLSFREFLELKVGKQFKSIPLEEILKNHVEIAYNILKSIKPLEHFKEYLQYGFYPFYFENPNTYYKKLEETINVVVESDLPLIYKIEPKNIIKLKKLIKLICFPEPYELNLSKLAQKIEINRHTLYRYIEYLNSGNILTSLKPNVKGDAIFTKPEKIYLNNTNLNYCYCEERKIGTIRETFVVSQLKNLYNLSYPKKGDLLVNNQYLIEIGGKNKNYSKIGNNGYLLTDDIEVGYDRKIPLWLIGFIY